A genomic stretch from Actinomadura rubteroloni includes:
- a CDS encoding SanA/YdcF family protein yields the protein MLGAGIKGGQPSVLLARRLDLAAELWRRGKVRVLLVSGDNRTTGYDEPSVMRAYLVARGVPERKIVRDFAGLDTWDSCARAKRIFGVRRLTVITQDFHLPRAVALCRAAGLDAWGVGDESLEARPDATLTGYVREPLAMVKAMASIVAKPDPHLLGAQEAGVRTALASP from the coding sequence GTGCTGGGGGCGGGGATCAAAGGTGGGCAGCCGTCCGTTCTGCTGGCGCGGCGGCTCGATCTTGCGGCGGAACTGTGGCGGCGGGGCAAGGTGCGGGTGCTGCTCGTGTCCGGGGACAACCGGACGACGGGTTATGACGAGCCGTCCGTCATGCGGGCGTATCTCGTCGCGCGCGGCGTGCCCGAGCGGAAGATCGTCCGGGACTTCGCGGGGCTGGACACCTGGGACTCCTGCGCTCGCGCCAAGCGGATCTTCGGTGTGCGGCGGTTGACCGTGATCACTCAGGACTTTCATCTGCCGCGCGCCGTCGCGCTCTGCCGCGCGGCCGGGCTGGACGCGTGGGGCGTCGGTGACGAGAGCTTGGAGGCGCGTCCGGACGCGACGCTCACCGGCTACGTCCGGGAGCCGCTGGCGATGGTGAAGGCGATGGCCAGCATCGTCGCCAAGCCCGATCCGCATCTGCTGGGCGCTCAGGAGGCCGGCGTCCGCACCGCGCTCGCGTCCCCCTGA
- the purM gene encoding phosphoribosylformylglycinamidine cyclo-ligase, producing the protein MSTSYAAAGVDIAAGERAVELMKARVAKSRRPEVVDDASGFAGLFDASAFLRYERPLLATSTDGVGTKVDLARRLGVYDTIGHDLVGMVIDDLAVCGAEPLFMTDYIACGKVVPERIADIVGGIADACALAGCALVGGETAEHPGLLEPDEFDIAGAGTGVVEAGALLGPDRVRPGDVVLALASSGIHSNGYSLVRHIIATTDLSLDATPADLSRTLGEELLTPTRIYAKDCLALTNAGPVRAFAHITGGGLTANLARSLPPTADAVLHRSSWTVPPLFEVLRAAGRVPTEEMDKTFNLGVGMAAIVAPDYADEALRLLAARNVPSWTLGEITEGTGTATLT; encoded by the coding sequence ATGAGCACCTCCTACGCCGCGGCGGGCGTCGACATCGCCGCGGGCGAACGCGCCGTCGAGCTGATGAAGGCGCGGGTCGCCAAGTCCCGCCGTCCCGAGGTCGTGGACGACGCCAGCGGCTTCGCGGGCCTGTTCGACGCGTCGGCGTTCCTGCGGTACGAGCGTCCGCTGCTCGCCACGTCCACCGACGGCGTCGGCACGAAGGTCGACCTGGCCCGCCGCCTCGGCGTCTACGACACGATCGGGCACGACCTGGTCGGCATGGTCATCGACGACCTGGCCGTCTGCGGGGCCGAGCCGCTGTTCATGACGGACTACATCGCCTGCGGCAAGGTCGTCCCGGAACGGATCGCGGACATCGTCGGCGGCATCGCCGACGCCTGCGCGCTGGCGGGCTGTGCTCTCGTCGGCGGCGAGACCGCCGAGCACCCCGGCCTGCTCGAACCGGACGAGTTCGACATCGCGGGCGCCGGAACGGGCGTCGTGGAAGCCGGCGCCCTGCTCGGCCCGGACCGCGTGCGCCCCGGCGACGTGGTGCTGGCCCTGGCGTCCTCGGGCATCCACTCCAACGGGTACTCGCTCGTCCGGCACATCATCGCGACGACGGACCTGTCCCTGGACGCGACCCCCGCCGACCTGTCCCGCACGCTCGGCGAAGAACTCCTCACGCCGACCCGCATCTACGCCAAAGACTGCCTGGCGCTCACGAACGCCGGACCCGTCCGGGCGTTCGCGCACATCACCGGCGGCGGCCTGACGGCCAACCTGGCACGTTCCCTCCCGCCGACCGCCGACGCGGTGCTGCACCGCTCGTCCTGGACGGTGCCGCCCCTCTTCGAGGTACTCCGCGCGGCAGGCCGCGTCCCCACCGAGGAAATGGACAAGACGTTCAACCTGGGCGTCGGAATGGCCGCGATCGTGGCACCCGACTACGCCGACGAGGCCCTGCGCCTCCTCGCCGCCCGCAACGTCCCGTCCTGGACCCTCGGCGAGATCACCGAAGGCACCGGCACCGCAACCCTCACCTGA
- the purF gene encoding amidophosphoribosyltransferase: MPLRYGRLSHDLDPTDRAPQDACGVFGVWVPPEQASRAEVGKLAYYGLYALQHRGQESAGISVSDGSRIVVYKDMGLVAQVFDESVLSTLRGHLAVGHCRYSTTGASTWENAQPTFRSTGDGGGLALAHNGNLINTPELAARLDARERTATSDTDVLSALLATRDGDPMAAAREILPVTRGAFSLVFMNETTLYAARDPEGVRPLVLGRWEDQGWVVASETAALDIVGARFVREIEPGELLAIDGPGVEDVRSERFAEPRPKGCLFEYVYLARPDTSIAGRSVQATRVEVGRRLAREHPVEADLVIPTPESGTPAAIGYAEASGIPYGQGLVKNSYVGRTFIQPSQTIRQLGIRLKLNPLREAIEGKRLVVVDDSIVRGNTQRQVVALLREAGAAEVHVRISSPPVSWPCFYGIDFATRQELIAGRLDVEGIRDSINADSLGFIALDELIAASSIPKDRLCRACFDGEYPIPVEENARGKHLLEPSRP, translated from the coding sequence GTGCCTCTCCGCTATGGACGTCTGAGCCACGACCTCGATCCCACCGACCGTGCCCCCCAGGACGCCTGCGGGGTCTTCGGTGTATGGGTCCCCCCGGAACAGGCGAGCCGGGCGGAGGTCGGGAAGCTCGCCTACTACGGCCTCTACGCGCTCCAGCACCGCGGCCAGGAGTCGGCGGGCATCTCCGTCAGCGACGGCTCCCGCATCGTCGTCTACAAGGACATGGGCCTGGTCGCCCAGGTCTTCGACGAGTCGGTCCTGAGCACGCTGCGCGGCCACCTGGCCGTGGGGCACTGCCGCTACTCCACGACCGGCGCGTCGACCTGGGAGAACGCCCAGCCGACGTTCCGCTCCACCGGCGACGGCGGCGGGCTGGCCCTCGCCCACAACGGCAACCTCATCAACACGCCGGAGCTGGCGGCGCGGCTCGACGCGCGCGAGCGGACGGCGACGTCCGACACCGACGTCCTGTCGGCGCTGCTCGCCACCCGCGACGGCGACCCGATGGCCGCCGCCCGGGAGATCCTGCCGGTCACGCGCGGCGCGTTCTCGCTGGTCTTCATGAACGAGACCACGCTCTACGCCGCCCGGGACCCCGAGGGCGTGCGCCCGCTCGTCCTCGGCCGCTGGGAGGACCAGGGCTGGGTCGTGGCGTCGGAGACGGCCGCGCTGGACATCGTCGGCGCCCGGTTCGTCCGGGAGATCGAGCCCGGCGAGCTGCTCGCGATCGACGGTCCCGGCGTCGAGGACGTCCGCTCGGAGCGGTTCGCCGAGCCCCGGCCGAAGGGCTGCCTGTTCGAGTACGTGTACCTGGCGCGTCCCGACACGTCCATCGCGGGCCGCAGCGTGCAGGCCACCCGGGTGGAGGTCGGCCGCCGGCTCGCGCGGGAGCACCCCGTCGAGGCGGACCTGGTCATCCCGACGCCCGAGTCGGGCACGCCCGCCGCGATCGGCTACGCCGAGGCGTCCGGGATCCCGTACGGGCAGGGCCTGGTGAAGAACTCCTACGTCGGCCGGACGTTCATCCAGCCGTCGCAGACCATCCGCCAGCTCGGCATCCGGCTGAAGCTGAACCCGCTGCGCGAGGCGATCGAGGGCAAGCGCCTGGTCGTCGTGGACGACTCGATCGTCCGGGGCAACACCCAGCGCCAGGTCGTCGCGCTGCTGCGGGAGGCGGGCGCGGCGGAGGTCCACGTCCGGATCTCCAGCCCGCCGGTGTCGTGGCCGTGCTTCTACGGCATCGACTTCGCGACCCGCCAGGAACTGATCGCCGGGCGCCTGGACGTCGAGGGCATCCGCGACTCGATCAACGCCGACTCGCTCGGGTTCATCGCGCTGGACGAGCTGATCGCCGCGTCCAGCATCCCGAAGGACCGGCTGTGCCGCGCCTGCTTCGACGGCGAGTACCCGATCCCCGTCGAGGAGAACGCGCGCGGCAAGCACCTGCTGGAGCCGTCCCGGCCGTGA
- a CDS encoding sterol carrier family protein, with amino-acid sequence MPRRPLTPAALDEQRAALGLPPYAGRLDDTTALRRAALDTALAARAAGVEPSRPVTTGAVRFLLDALAERAPGRSVEVRVPPHAAVQCVDGPHHTRGTPPNVVEMSAETWISLATGALRWADAMGAHAVRASGPRADLAPYLPLVAPNVPNAADAPSGQALADG; translated from the coding sequence ATGCCTCGACGACCGCTCACCCCGGCCGCGCTGGACGAGCAGCGCGCCGCGCTCGGGCTGCCCCCCTACGCGGGCCGCCTGGACGATACGACCGCGCTGCGCCGTGCCGCGCTGGACACGGCGCTGGCCGCCCGTGCCGCCGGGGTGGAGCCGTCCCGCCCGGTGACGACCGGGGCCGTCCGGTTCCTGCTCGACGCGCTGGCCGAACGGGCGCCGGGACGGTCCGTCGAGGTCCGGGTGCCGCCGCACGCGGCCGTGCAGTGCGTCGACGGCCCGCACCATACCCGTGGAACCCCGCCGAACGTGGTGGAGATGTCGGCCGAAACGTGGATTTCACTCGCGACCGGTGCGCTGCGGTGGGCCGACGCGATGGGCGCGCACGCGGTGCGGGCGAGCGGTCCCCGCGCGGATCTGGCGCCCTACCTTCCGCTGGTCGCCCCGAATGTTCCGAATGCGGCGGATGCCCCGTCCGGGCAGGCCCTGGCCGACGGCTGA
- a CDS encoding serine/threonine-protein kinase, with translation MPEALPLQPGDPRRLGEHEITGRIGVGEHGAVFLGRSADGRPVAVKLLHLGLSGRPLADARFTAVFAAARRVTGFCSASVLDAGTQDERAFVVSEFVDGPSLAALVAAEGPRGGSVVERLAVGMAVALAAVHRAGSVHGDLRPANVLLGPDGPRVTDIAVRSALEALGTPPSTTGEAPYYQAPEQFEGGQAGAPADIFAWGATLLFAATGVRPFSDMAPDEDPDLSPLPDSLRGIVGTALARDPADRPTAQRILDRLLVEDEALTSRLPASMVAEGRALAQGVRAPQPAPEPGPDEQATTFFGAPTPDEQGTALIPGLADPGTAVLPSVPAVPKARHGGHVLGLALSVTIGVLAGVAIITLVLWPRLGGGDGGSGGDPANVADGRPVAAIPGTFAGTWKGTAVNQTNGVSFPVEVTFQEGGTTAHAVYPKERCNGTLSLTRGTGSSLEMALRIGRPCTPGHIQVTRQPDGTLQYAWSRSEDGRPVGYQGRLTRIG, from the coding sequence ATGCCCGAGGCGCTGCCCCTGCAGCCCGGCGATCCGCGCCGGCTCGGCGAGCACGAGATCACGGGCAGGATCGGCGTCGGCGAGCACGGCGCGGTCTTCCTCGGCCGGTCCGCCGACGGCCGGCCCGTCGCGGTCAAGCTGCTGCACCTCGGCCTGAGCGGCAGGCCGCTGGCGGACGCGCGGTTCACGGCGGTGTTCGCGGCGGCGCGGCGGGTGACGGGCTTCTGCTCGGCGTCGGTCCTGGACGCGGGCACGCAGGACGAGCGCGCGTTCGTCGTCAGCGAGTTCGTGGACGGCCCGTCCCTCGCCGCGCTCGTCGCCGCCGAGGGCCCGCGCGGCGGCTCCGTGGTGGAGCGGCTGGCGGTCGGGATGGCGGTGGCACTGGCCGCCGTCCACCGCGCCGGATCGGTGCACGGCGACCTGCGGCCCGCCAACGTCCTGCTCGGCCCGGACGGTCCGCGCGTCACCGACATCGCCGTCCGCTCCGCACTGGAGGCGCTCGGTACGCCGCCGTCCACGACCGGGGAGGCGCCCTATTACCAAGCGCCCGAGCAGTTCGAGGGCGGCCAGGCGGGCGCACCCGCCGACATCTTCGCGTGGGGTGCGACGCTGCTGTTCGCGGCGACGGGCGTACGTCCGTTCTCCGACATGGCGCCGGACGAAGACCCGGATCTGTCGCCGCTGCCCGATTCGCTGCGCGGGATCGTCGGGACGGCGCTGGCCAGGGACCCGGCCGACCGTCCGACCGCCCAGCGGATCCTGGACCGGCTGCTCGTCGAGGACGAGGCGCTCACGAGCCGCCTGCCCGCCTCGATGGTCGCCGAGGGACGGGCGCTGGCGCAGGGCGTCCGCGCGCCGCAGCCCGCTCCCGAGCCCGGCCCGGACGAGCAGGCCACCACGTTCTTCGGGGCGCCGACGCCGGACGAGCAGGGCACCGCGCTCATCCCCGGCCTCGCGGACCCCGGCACGGCCGTCCTGCCGTCGGTGCCCGCCGTCCCGAAGGCCCGGCACGGCGGCCACGTGCTCGGCCTCGCGCTGTCGGTGACGATCGGCGTGCTGGCCGGCGTCGCGATCATCACGCTGGTGCTGTGGCCGCGGCTCGGCGGGGGCGACGGCGGGTCGGGCGGCGACCCGGCGAACGTGGCGGACGGACGTCCCGTCGCCGCGATCCCAGGCACGTTCGCGGGCACGTGGAAGGGCACGGCCGTGAACCAGACCAACGGCGTGTCGTTCCCCGTCGAGGTGACGTTCCAGGAGGGCGGTACGACGGCGCACGCGGTGTACCCGAAGGAGCGTTGCAACGGGACCCTGTCGCTGACGCGCGGTACCGGAAGCAGCCTGGAGATGGCACTGCGGATCGGCCGACCGTGCACGCCCGGCCACATCCAGGTGACGCGGCAGCCCGACGGGACGCTCCAATACGCCTGGAGCCGGAGCGAGGACGGCCGTCCGGTCGGCTATCAGGGACGACTCACGCGCATCGGATAA
- a CDS encoding S8 family peptidase yields the protein MRPTPRRLLVVGSIAACASAAVAVPVLAAGHDDLVAVTAAQGTPVPGRYIVTLRDGASPKTAAGRVNASGTRSFSGALNGFVAKLTASQLDKLRRDKSVAAIEQDQIVKADTTQKSPLPWGLDRIDQRSRTLSKSYTYKSNGSGVNAYIIDTGIDAGHADFGGRASVAWWAPDTFTDGNDCNGHGTHVAGILGSKTYGAAKGVKLRALRVLDCDGSGYMSDVVAAANWLKTNAVKPAVANLSLGGAKSTAVNTALTNLSKSGVFVSVAAGNDNKNACNYSPASAGWVEAVGATTSYDNKASFSNYGSCVDIQAPGYGITSTWPGGGHQVESGTSMASPYVAGVAALYLATHKTATFPTVQKWLADNSTKNVVKKLPSGTANRLLYKAGL from the coding sequence TTGCGGCCCACCCCCCGAAGGCTGCTGGTCGTCGGCTCGATCGCCGCGTGCGCGTCCGCCGCGGTGGCCGTGCCCGTGCTCGCCGCGGGCCACGACGACCTCGTCGCGGTGACGGCGGCCCAGGGCACGCCCGTCCCCGGGCGGTACATCGTCACCCTGCGCGACGGCGCCTCGCCCAAGACGGCGGCCGGACGCGTCAACGCGTCCGGGACCAGGAGCTTCAGCGGCGCCCTCAACGGGTTCGTCGCCAAGCTCACCGCGAGCCAGCTCGACAAGCTCCGCCGCGACAAGTCCGTCGCCGCGATCGAGCAGGACCAGATCGTCAAGGCCGACACGACCCAGAAGTCCCCGCTGCCGTGGGGCCTGGACCGTATCGACCAGCGCAGCCGCACGCTCTCGAAGTCGTACACGTACAAGTCGAACGGCAGCGGCGTCAACGCCTACATCATCGACACGGGCATCGACGCCGGGCACGCCGACTTCGGCGGACGCGCGTCCGTCGCGTGGTGGGCGCCCGACACCTTCACCGACGGCAACGACTGCAACGGCCACGGGACGCACGTCGCCGGCATCCTCGGTTCCAAGACCTACGGTGCCGCCAAGGGCGTGAAGCTGCGCGCCCTGCGCGTCCTGGACTGCGACGGCTCGGGCTACATGTCCGACGTCGTGGCCGCGGCGAACTGGCTGAAGACCAACGCCGTCAAGCCCGCCGTCGCGAACCTGTCGCTCGGCGGGGCGAAGTCCACCGCGGTGAACACGGCGCTGACGAACCTGTCCAAGTCGGGCGTGTTCGTGTCGGTCGCGGCCGGCAACGACAACAAGAACGCGTGCAACTACTCGCCCGCCAGCGCGGGCTGGGTCGAGGCCGTCGGCGCGACGACGTCCTACGACAACAAGGCGTCGTTCTCGAACTACGGCTCGTGCGTCGACATCCAGGCGCCCGGCTACGGGATCACGTCCACCTGGCCGGGCGGCGGCCACCAGGTCGAGAGCGGCACGTCGATGGCCTCGCCGTACGTGGCGGGCGTCGCGGCCCTGTACCTGGCCACCCACAAGACGGCGACGTTCCCGACCGTGCAGAAGTGGCTCGCGGACAACTCGACGAAGAACGTGGTCAAGAAGCTGCCGTCGGGCACCGCGAACCGTCTTCTCTACAAGGCCGGTCTGTGA
- a CDS encoding coiled-coil domain-containing protein, giving the protein MEARSSARRRRAVLAVAAAAALALPLAGAVPADADPGDSGRMEKLNQQISKLDRAYGGDLAKLKDAQFGVQKAMKSADALRKERDDAQRLVAQLAANQYMTGGGDPALTAISADDPSGFLNTASLAQHLATNQAARVQQVQKLIDEQVKARKEAEQKIKDLQKEIDDLKRQRTRIQALVKKYKPQSPSVGMGGVTPRMMHVKQVIDSEFGPFPTIGCTRPGDPQDHGTGRACDFMESGGGSMPTAARQQNGDQVAAYAISHASSLGIKYVIWRQRIYDMRSPGWRAMENRGGITANHYDHVHISVF; this is encoded by the coding sequence GTGGAGGCCCGCAGCTCCGCCCGCAGGCGCCGCGCCGTCCTGGCCGTCGCCGCGGCGGCGGCCCTCGCGCTGCCGCTGGCCGGCGCCGTCCCCGCGGACGCCGACCCCGGCGACAGCGGCCGGATGGAGAAGCTCAACCAGCAGATCAGCAAGCTCGACCGCGCGTACGGCGGCGACCTCGCCAAGCTCAAGGACGCGCAGTTCGGCGTCCAGAAGGCGATGAAGAGCGCCGACGCGCTGCGCAAGGAGCGCGACGACGCCCAGCGGCTCGTCGCCCAGCTCGCCGCGAACCAGTACATGACGGGCGGCGGGGACCCGGCGCTCACCGCGATCTCGGCGGACGACCCGTCCGGCTTCCTCAACACCGCGAGCCTCGCGCAACACCTCGCCACCAACCAGGCCGCGCGCGTCCAGCAGGTGCAGAAGCTCATCGACGAGCAGGTGAAGGCGCGGAAAGAGGCCGAGCAGAAGATCAAGGACCTCCAGAAGGAGATCGACGATCTGAAGAGGCAGCGGACCCGCATCCAGGCGCTCGTCAAGAAGTACAAGCCGCAGTCGCCGAGCGTCGGAATGGGCGGCGTCACGCCGCGCATGATGCACGTGAAGCAGGTCATCGACTCCGAGTTCGGGCCGTTCCCGACGATCGGCTGCACCCGTCCGGGCGACCCGCAGGACCACGGGACGGGCCGCGCGTGCGACTTCATGGAGAGCGGCGGCGGCTCGATGCCGACCGCGGCGCGGCAGCAGAACGGCGACCAGGTGGCGGCGTACGCCATTTCGCACGCCAGTTCGCTCGGCATCAAGTACGTCATCTGGCGGCAGCGGATCTACGACATGCGCAGCCCCGGCTGGCGCGCGATGGAGAACCGCGGCGGAATCACCGCCAACCATTACGACCACGTGCACATCTCGGTCTTCTGA
- a CDS encoding globin domain-containing protein has product MDPVRLKQNFALVGANGMDVAEYFYADLFERDPALRGLFPSALAKQQEKLLAALSHIVGLVDDTPELVPFLQDLGRRHNGFGVVAGNYPTVGASLLATLAHFSGPEWNEELERDWTAAYQLVAQVMQEAAGLGNGAGSRA; this is encoded by the coding sequence ATGGACCCCGTGCGGCTCAAACAGAATTTCGCGCTGGTCGGTGCGAATGGCATGGACGTCGCCGAGTACTTCTACGCCGATCTCTTCGAGCGCGATCCCGCGCTGCGCGGCCTGTTCCCGTCCGCCCTGGCCAAGCAGCAGGAGAAGCTGCTCGCCGCCCTTTCGCACATCGTCGGCCTGGTCGACGACACGCCGGAACTCGTCCCGTTCCTCCAGGACCTCGGACGGCGGCACAACGGCTTCGGGGTCGTCGCCGGCAACTACCCGACCGTCGGGGCGAGCCTGCTGGCCACCCTCGCCCACTTCAGCGGCCCGGAGTGGAACGAGGAGCTGGAGCGGGACTGGACCGCCGCGTACCAGCTCGTCGCCCAGGTCATGCAGGAGGCGGCCGGCCTCGGGAACGGAGCCGGTTCCCGCGCATGA
- a CDS encoding globin domain-containing protein, which produces MDAQRLKENFARVAEQGDAVALFFYSDLFVANPHLRDMFPIGMTGQRDKLLRALGLIVSRVDDLPELVPFLQQLGRDHRKFGIVAEHYAPVGASLIRTLKYFSGSYWTPELEADWGAAYGVVAQVMQEASADDSLTSPPWWEGRVVAVERRRFDLAVVRVEPDRPLPYLPGQSVAIEVPARLRQWRYYSMANAPRPDNTLDFHVRLVDGGSVSPVMVRALQPGDRMRIGAPIGTLVLDESSPRDIVLVAGSTGLAPIKAILEQLGRRPARPPAVHLFFGARTRDALYDLEDLRKRAAESPWLTVVAAVSDEGPPRPGFFDVRPGPDGSLTRTGPPPEESDLEYGALPDVLARRGSWRGHDAYVCGPAAMVANTVERLVQLGVDRALVRQETFVDTQR; this is translated from the coding sequence GTGGACGCACAACGATTGAAGGAGAACTTCGCCCGCGTGGCCGAGCAGGGCGACGCCGTGGCCCTGTTCTTCTACAGCGACCTGTTCGTCGCCAACCCGCATCTGCGGGACATGTTCCCGATCGGGATGACGGGCCAGCGGGACAAGCTCCTGCGCGCCCTCGGCCTCATCGTCTCCCGCGTGGACGACCTGCCGGAACTCGTCCCGTTCCTCCAGCAGCTCGGGCGCGACCACCGCAAGTTCGGGATCGTCGCCGAGCACTACGCGCCGGTCGGCGCGAGCCTGATCAGGACGCTGAAGTACTTCTCCGGGTCGTACTGGACGCCGGAGCTGGAGGCCGACTGGGGCGCCGCGTACGGCGTCGTCGCGCAGGTCATGCAGGAGGCCTCGGCCGACGACTCGCTCACCAGCCCGCCGTGGTGGGAGGGCCGCGTCGTCGCGGTGGAGCGCCGCCGGTTCGACCTCGCCGTCGTCCGCGTCGAGCCGGACCGGCCGCTGCCGTACCTGCCGGGGCAGTCCGTGGCGATCGAGGTGCCCGCGCGGCTGCGGCAGTGGCGCTACTACTCGATGGCCAACGCGCCGCGTCCCGACAACACGCTGGACTTCCACGTCCGGCTCGTCGACGGCGGCTCGGTCAGCCCGGTGATGGTACGCGCCCTGCAGCCCGGCGACCGGATGCGGATCGGCGCCCCGATCGGCACGCTGGTGCTGGACGAGTCGTCACCCCGGGACATCGTGCTCGTCGCCGGGAGCACCGGCCTCGCGCCGATCAAGGCGATCCTGGAACAGCTCGGCCGGCGGCCCGCACGGCCGCCCGCCGTGCACCTGTTCTTCGGCGCCCGCACCCGGGACGCGCTCTACGACCTGGAGGACCTGCGCAAGCGGGCCGCCGAGTCGCCGTGGCTCACCGTGGTGGCGGCCGTGTCCGACGAGGGGCCGCCGCGCCCGGGATTCTTCGACGTGCGGCCGGGGCCGGACGGCTCCCTCACGCGGACCGGCCCGCCGCCGGAGGAGTCCGACCTCGAATACGGCGCGCTTCCCGACGTCCTCGCCCGGCGGGGCTCGTGGCGAGGGCACGACGCGTACGTCTGCGGCCCGGCGGCCATGGTCGCCAACACCGTGGAACGGCTCGTGCAGCTCGGCGTGGACCGCGCCCTCGTCCGGCAGGAAACCTTCGTTGACACACAGAGGTGA